A single genomic interval of Legionella israelensis harbors:
- a CDS encoding septal ring lytic transglycosylase RlpA family protein: protein MRHLIFLFLLLLSSCNSHHPINNEKKIKPLTEKIEPASTLEEDGPPRAMKEASFIEAVPVSEPLSRYGNPQAYDVEGKTYNVLQTASGYKSRGIASWYGTKFHKKRTSSGEEYNMYAMTAAHKTLPLPTYVKVKNLKNGRVAIVKVNDRGPFRKDRIIDLSYAAAAKLGLLPEGTAPVEIETLKSAEKKALYYIQAGAFHSEKLAKSLQKKLALLISSPVFVAHFDTHFLVKAGPFKNISHIEEAQKVLDANGIKGSFATLN from the coding sequence ATGCGACATTTAATCTTTTTGTTCCTCCTGCTACTTAGCTCATGCAATTCACATCATCCTATTAACAATGAAAAAAAAATAAAACCATTAACCGAAAAGATAGAGCCGGCAAGCACATTGGAGGAGGATGGCCCTCCGCGTGCAATGAAAGAAGCTTCTTTTATAGAAGCGGTACCTGTCAGTGAACCGCTGAGTCGATATGGTAATCCTCAAGCATATGACGTTGAAGGCAAAACTTATAATGTATTGCAAACAGCAAGTGGGTATAAATCGCGAGGAATTGCGTCCTGGTATGGCACAAAGTTTCACAAGAAAAGAACCTCCAGCGGCGAAGAATACAACATGTACGCCATGACTGCCGCCCATAAAACACTCCCTTTGCCCACTTACGTGAAGGTTAAAAATTTGAAAAACGGACGCGTGGCTATTGTTAAAGTCAATGACCGCGGTCCTTTTCGCAAAGACAGAATCATCGATCTTTCTTATGCTGCCGCGGCGAAATTAGGATTGCTTCCAGAAGGTACGGCTCCCGTTGAGATTGAAACTTTAAAAAGTGCAGAAAAAAAAGCACTTTATTATATTCAAGCCGGCGCTTTTCATTCAGAGAAACTGGCCAAGTCATTACAAAAAAAGTTAGCCTTGTTGATATCATCGCCCGTTTTTGTTGCTCATTTTGATACGCATTTTCTGGTAAAGGCCGGGCCTTTCAAAAATATAAGTCATATTGAAGAGGCTCAGAAAGTGTTAGATGCGAATGGAATAAAAGGCAGTTTTGCGACCTTGAATTAG